The Gaiellales bacterium nucleotide sequence CCGGCGACGCAGCCGCGTGCGCGAGGTGCAGGAAGTCGGCGAGCGCGAGGGCGGTGCCCACGCCGGCGACGAACCGGGTGACGCGCGGCGCGGCCACGAACCCGAGGCCGAGCCCGGACGCCACCCACATGCCGATGCAGAACGGGCACGCGATCAGCTCGCCGATCGCCCGCTGTGCGCCCTCGCCGCGGGCGGTCTCCTCGACCTCGCTCGGCCCGGCCTCGCCCTGGTAGCGGACGAACGGCGCCCGGATGAACGCTGTCACGCGGTCCTTCGCGACCAGGCGGCTGTACTTGTGCGTCGCAACGCCGAGCAGGACGATGTCGGCCGCCGAGAACCGCTTCGGCAGATCGTCCTTCGTCGCGGCGATGCCGGTCGCGAGCGCGACGTTGAACGCCGCTGCGAGCGCGGCATATGTCTTCAGCGGGATCGGCTTGTCTGAATACCCCGACATGCGCTAGCCCTGGCTCCCG carries:
- a CDS encoding DUF1360 domain-containing protein; protein product: MSGYSDKPIPLKTYAALAAAFNVALATGIAATKDDLPKRFSAADIVLLGVATHKYSRLVAKDRVTAFIRAPFVRYQGEAGPSEVEETARGEGAQRAIGELIACPFCIGMWVASGLGLGFVAAPRVTRFVAGVGTALALADFLHLAHAAASPE